The following are encoded in a window of Elusimicrobiota bacterium genomic DNA:
- the rpmG gene encoding 50S ribosomal protein L33 produces MAADRFVFMLACSKCDNRNYHYVRGRRREKKLELKKFCSACGKHTPHKETK; encoded by the coding sequence CGTATTCATGTTGGCGTGTTCCAAGTGCGATAATCGCAATTATCATTACGTGCGGGGTCGTCGTCGAGAGAAAAAACTTGAGTTAAAAAAGTTTTGCTCCGCCTGCGGAAAACACACGCCTCACAAAGAAACCAAGTAA